The genomic interval CGTTCCGCGACATCACGCCGGGCGGGGTGCACATCCACCACGTGGTGCCCGGGGTCGTGCTGTCGGTGATCGGCGGCTTCGGCGCGGTGGCCGCCGGGCGGCACGGCTTGGCCGCCGGGATCTGCGCGGTGGTCTTCGGGGTGGGGGCCGGTCTGGTGCTGGACGAGTTCGCCCTGATCCTGCATCTGGACGACGTGTACTGGACCGAGGAGGGCCGCCGCAGCGTGGAGGTGGTCGTGCTGACCTTCTCGCTGGTGGCGCTGGTCCTGGCGGGCTTCTCGCCGCTCGGCGTCGACGACGTCACCGACGAGGAGGAGCAGGGGAGGCTCGGCCTCATCACGACCTACGCGATCAACTTCTGCTTCGTCCTGATCGCCCTGTTCAAGGGCAAGCTGCGGATGGCGGTGCTCGGCACCCTCGTCCCCCTCGTCGCGCTGGTCGGCGCGATCCGGCTGGCCCGCCCCACCTCGCCCTGGGCCAGGCGCTTCTACCGCCACCGCCACCGGGCCCGCTCCCGGGCTCTGCTGCGGGCCTACCACCACGACGTGCGCTGGGCCGGGCCGCGCCGGAAGTTCCAGGACCTCATCGGCGGCGCCCCGGACCGCGTCCCGCCGCCCGCGCCCAGGTCCTGAGGGCCCGGGCACACCTCGGTCTCAGACCCCGTCGAGGGCCGCCGCCTCCGACTCGGGCCCCGACTCCGGGGCTTCCGCGCCCTCCGCGTCCTGCTCGTCCACGGTCTTCTCCGGTTCCCGCTCCGGCAGTTCGGCGGCCAGCGCCGCGGCCGCCTGCACCAGCGGCAGCGCCAGCAGCGCACCGCTGCCCTCGCCCACCGTCACGCCGTGGTCCAGCAGCGGGGTCAGCGCCATCCGGTCCAGCGCCTTCGTCTGCGCGGGCTCCCCGCTGACCTGACCGGCCAGCCACCAGTCCGGCGCCCGGAACGCCGCGCGCTGCGCCACCAGCGCGCAGGCCGCCGAGACGACCCCGTCCAGGATCACCGGCATCCGGCGCACCGCGCTCTGCAACAGGAAGCCCGTCATCGCCGCCAGATCCGCCCCGCCCGACGTCGCCAGCAGCTCCAGCTGGTCACCGAGCACCGGCCGGGCCCGGCGCAGCGCGTCCCTGATCGCCGCGCACTTGCGCATCCACGCCAGGTCGTCGATGCCCGCGCCACCGCGACCGGTCACCACGGAGGCGTCCGTTCCGCAGAGCGCCGCGACGAGGGTGGCCGCGGCCGTGGTCCCGCCCACGCTGAGGTCGCCGAGCACCACCAGATCGGTGCCGGAGTCCGCCTCCTCGTCGGCGATCGCCATGCCCAGACGGACCGCCTGCTCGGCCTCCTCCGCGCTGATCGCGTCCTCGACGTCGATCCGCCCCGAACCCCGCCGCACCCGGTGCCGCACCACGGACTCGGGCAGCAGCTCCGGATCGCAGTCCAGGGAGACGTCCACGATCCGCATCGGCACCGAGAAGCGCCGCGCCAGCACCGAGACCGGGCTCGCGCCGTCGAGGGCGGAGCGCACCAGCTCGTACGCGCTTCCCGCGGGCCGGCCCGAGACGCCCAGTTCC from Streptomyces sp. CA-278952 carries:
- the cobT gene encoding nicotinate-nucleotide--dimethylbenzimidazole phosphoribosyltransferase, with product MNLDDFSDLIQRPDGGVRRDAEERRERLTVPPGALGRLDELGEWLSAAQQSVPVRAVEQPRLVLFAGDHGVAELGVSGRPAGSAYELVRSALDGASPVSVLARRFSVPMRIVDVSLDCDPELLPESVVRHRVRRGSGRIDVEDAISAEEAEQAVRLGMAIADEEADSGTDLVVLGDLSVGGTTAAATLVAALCGTDASVVTGRGGAGIDDLAWMRKCAAIRDALRRARPVLGDQLELLATSGGADLAAMTGFLLQSAVRRMPVILDGVVSAACALVAQRAAFRAPDWWLAGQVSGEPAQTKALDRMALTPLLDHGVTVGEGSGALLALPLVQAAAALAAELPEREPEKTVDEQDAEGAEAPESGPESEAAALDGV